Proteins found in one Hypericibacter terrae genomic segment:
- a CDS encoding class I adenylate-forming enzyme family protein — translation MNLAQLITLHGRYRAHHPAIVERDRSFTFRQLDRCVAGHAVALMRQGVGRGDVVGVCLQDHAEFLASLLAILRIGGIFLPMDWRWTEAEQRRTAEVFRPKLILAEPGRTMAPGLPVVRIDNAWREAATASEVAVEAVPGGEAPAILALSSGTTGQPKGYNLTHARYLAMCQNYWEAGISQNDRYLSVLPIAFASGRGMALATLFMGATVILFPTLAAAEEIVAGVAEHEATTMCLVPSLSRALLRLPATAGQPLLSSIRLLVSIGAGLFPEEARAIRERLTPHLVDLYGSSGGGITTVLRGEDMDHKAGSVGRPLNGVEVDIVDDLNQPLPPRITGRLRCRAPCMAAGFYRSEGGGDEAFLDGWYYPGDYAYLDEDGYVFLQGRTSEIIIRGGINVFAPEVERAIASYPGVAEVAVLGYPVPDLGEEIAAFVMARPGVVERDLVRHLRTELAPYKIPRRFHFVDELPRSSTGKILKSKLAESLAPSPGAT, via the coding sequence ATGAATCTAGCGCAGTTGATCACGCTTCATGGCCGCTACCGGGCCCATCACCCGGCAATCGTCGAGCGGGACCGCAGCTTCACCTTCCGCCAGTTGGATCGTTGTGTCGCCGGCCATGCCGTCGCTTTGATGCGCCAGGGCGTCGGCCGCGGCGACGTTGTCGGTGTGTGCCTGCAGGATCACGCCGAGTTCCTCGCCAGTCTTCTTGCGATCCTGCGGATCGGCGGGATCTTCCTGCCGATGGATTGGCGGTGGACCGAGGCGGAGCAGCGGCGCACGGCCGAGGTCTTCCGGCCCAAGCTCATCCTGGCCGAACCCGGGCGCACCATGGCGCCCGGCCTTCCTGTCGTCCGTATCGACAACGCCTGGCGCGAGGCCGCAACCGCCAGCGAGGTTGCCGTGGAAGCGGTGCCCGGTGGCGAGGCGCCCGCCATCCTGGCCCTCTCCTCGGGCACGACGGGCCAGCCCAAGGGTTACAACCTGACCCATGCCCGCTATCTGGCGATGTGCCAGAACTACTGGGAAGCCGGCATCTCGCAGAACGACCGCTATCTCTCGGTGCTGCCGATTGCCTTCGCCTCGGGCCGCGGCATGGCCCTGGCCACGCTTTTCATGGGCGCCACCGTTATCCTGTTCCCGACGCTCGCGGCCGCCGAGGAAATTGTTGCCGGCGTCGCCGAGCATGAGGCAACCACCATGTGCCTCGTGCCGAGCCTGAGCCGCGCCCTCCTGCGGCTGCCCGCAACCGCCGGCCAGCCGCTCCTGTCCTCGATCCGGCTGCTGGTCTCGATCGGCGCCGGCCTGTTCCCGGAAGAAGCCCGGGCGATCCGGGAGCGCCTCACGCCCCATCTGGTGGATCTCTATGGGAGCTCGGGTGGCGGCATCACCACGGTGCTGCGCGGCGAAGACATGGATCACAAAGCCGGCTCCGTCGGGCGCCCGCTGAACGGCGTCGAGGTCGACATCGTCGACGACCTGAACCAGCCGCTGCCGCCGAGGATCACCGGGCGGCTGCGCTGCCGGGCCCCCTGCATGGCCGCCGGCTTCTATCGCTCCGAAGGGGGAGGCGACGAGGCCTTTCTCGATGGCTGGTATTATCCTGGCGACTATGCCTATCTCGACGAAGATGGCTATGTCTTCCTGCAGGGCCGCACCAGCGAGATCATCATCCGCGGCGGCATCAACGTCTTTGCGCCCGAGGTCGAGCGGGCGATTGCCTCCTATCCCGGCGTGGCCGAGGTCGCGGTCCTGGGCTATCCGGTTCCCGATCTCGGCGAGGAGATCGCGGCCTTCGTCATGGCCCGGCCCGGCGTCGTCGAACGTGACCTGGTGCGCCACCTGCGAACCGAGCTGGCGCCCTACAAGATACCCCGCCGGTTCCATTTCGTGGACGAGCTGCCGCGCAGCAGCACCGGCAAGATCCTGAAATCGAAGCTCGCCGAGAGCCTCGCCCCATCGCCTGGCGCGACCTAG
- a CDS encoding FGGY family carbohydrate kinase, translated as MRIVAIDQGTTSTRALAVEADGSCRVAHSERHEQRHPGAGLVEHDGEELVANIRRCLAAAGKADVIGIDNQGESCLAWDAQTKRPISPVIVWQDARTSDQVERLKAEGAEALTLTRAGLPLDPYFSATKLRWLLDHTEGTRDLARGGRLRLGTTDAFFLDRLTGHCATDVTTASRTSLMNLETGDWDPELCRLFGVPGECLPQIRPTVGSFGEIDGVPVAASMVDQQAALYGHGCRAAGDVKITFGTGAFALGVTGAHIVRLPERGLLPTVAWQIGRERSYAVDGGVYNAGSAVDWALRLGLAPDLAALDRFERPPAIERSLAFVPALSGLACPHWDRSAAGLWIGMGLETDARDLLQALLEGIALRTAEVIEAMGAALPIGSPVSVDGGLVRSDYFVRFLASCLGRSLVVRAFDELTAFGCAGLAAAATGRQLTVPRAGERIIEPANDGAAWRARFAEAVSRAKGWRLGASA; from the coding sequence ATGCGCATCGTCGCGATCGACCAGGGAACCACCTCGACGCGCGCCCTCGCGGTGGAGGCGGACGGCAGCTGCCGCGTGGCTCATAGCGAGCGCCACGAGCAGCGTCACCCGGGCGCGGGCCTGGTGGAGCATGATGGCGAGGAACTGGTCGCCAATATCCGCCGCTGCCTGGCCGCGGCTGGCAAGGCCGACGTCATCGGCATCGACAACCAGGGCGAAAGCTGCCTCGCCTGGGATGCGCAGACCAAACGCCCGATCTCGCCCGTGATCGTCTGGCAGGACGCGCGCACCAGCGATCAGGTGGAGCGCCTGAAGGCCGAGGGCGCCGAAGCGCTCACGCTGACGCGGGCGGGCCTGCCGCTCGACCCCTATTTTTCCGCGACCAAGCTGCGCTGGCTGCTCGATCACACCGAGGGCACCCGCGACCTGGCGCGGGGAGGGCGGCTGCGGCTGGGCACGACCGACGCCTTCTTCCTCGATCGCCTGACGGGACATTGCGCCACCGACGTCACCACGGCGAGCCGGACCTCGCTGATGAATCTCGAGACCGGCGACTGGGACCCGGAGCTCTGCCGGCTGTTCGGCGTGCCGGGCGAATGCCTGCCCCAGATCCGCCCGACAGTCGGGTCCTTCGGCGAGATCGACGGTGTCCCGGTGGCGGCCTCGATGGTCGATCAGCAGGCGGCGCTCTACGGCCATGGCTGCCGCGCGGCGGGCGACGTCAAGATCACCTTCGGCACCGGCGCCTTCGCCCTGGGCGTGACCGGCGCACACATCGTGCGGCTGCCCGAGCGCGGACTGCTGCCGACGGTTGCCTGGCAGATCGGGCGCGAGCGCAGCTATGCCGTCGATGGCGGTGTCTATAACGCCGGCTCTGCGGTCGATTGGGCGCTGCGTCTGGGCCTGGCGCCGGACCTGGCAGCGCTCGACCGCTTCGAGCGGCCGCCGGCCATCGAGCGTTCGCTCGCCTTCGTGCCGGCCCTGTCGGGGCTCGCCTGTCCGCATTGGGACCGCAGTGCCGCCGGCTTGTGGATCGGCATGGGGCTCGAGACCGATGCCCGGGACCTGCTGCAGGCCCTTCTGGAGGGGATCGCACTGCGCACGGCCGAGGTCATCGAGGCCATGGGCGCCGCCCTGCCGATCGGATCGCCGGTCTCGGTCGATGGCGGGCTGGTCCGCAGCGACTATTTCGTTCGGTTCCTGGCATCCTGCCTGGGCCGCTCTCTGGTCGTCCGGGCGTTCGACGAGCTGACGGCGTTCGGCTGCGCCGGGCTGGCAGCGGCCGCCACCGGTCGGCAGTTGACGGTGCCGCGCGCGGGCGAGCGCATAATCGAGCCAGCGAACGACGGTGCCGCTTGGCGGGCGCGTTTCGCCGAGGCCGTCTCCCGTGCCAAGGGTTGGCGTCTGGGTGCGTCTGCCTAG
- a CDS encoding FAD-dependent oxidoreductase: MMDPQPRSSSCRVAIVGGGPAGLGAALALRQRGIDRVVVIEREAEAGGIPRHCGHPVFGWREFGRVLSGPVYARRLRDAALAAGVEIRTRSSVTQLHPGGGVELASPAGLEQLAAERVILATGVRETPRSARLVGGDRPWGVLTTGALQSFVYLERLRPFRRPVIVGTELVSFSAILTARAAGMRPVAMIEENGHTTARWPSAWMARAFGLRLYLGTRLVDIRGNGRVEAVNVETGGKTATIDCDGVIFTGRFLPAAELVRSSPLRWDSGSGGPVIDQFGRCSDPAYFAAGNLLRAVETAGWCHREGRRVGGFVADDLQDRLPRSPRRIELERGPGIKLIVPQAIEVGLTDPSAMLQLRVDRDLSGRLTIDAGGQRLWERRLATRPERRILIPLQALSIPPGVDRLQVGFTP; encoded by the coding sequence ATGATGGATCCGCAACCCCGTTCGTCGTCCTGCCGCGTCGCCATCGTCGGGGGCGGCCCGGCGGGCCTGGGCGCAGCATTGGCTTTGCGACAGCGGGGCATCGACCGCGTCGTCGTCATCGAGCGGGAAGCCGAGGCGGGCGGCATCCCCCGACATTGCGGACATCCCGTATTCGGCTGGCGCGAATTCGGACGGGTCCTGTCGGGCCCCGTCTATGCGCGGCGCCTGCGGGACGCCGCCCTTGCGGCCGGTGTCGAGATCAGGACGCGCAGCAGCGTCACGCAGCTCCATCCGGGTGGCGGGGTCGAGCTGGCGAGCCCCGCCGGCCTCGAACAGCTTGCGGCGGAGCGCGTCATCCTTGCGACAGGCGTCCGGGAGACGCCGCGCAGCGCGCGGCTCGTCGGCGGCGATCGCCCCTGGGGTGTTCTCACCACGGGGGCGTTGCAGAGCTTCGTCTATCTCGAACGCCTGCGGCCCTTCCGGCGGCCGGTCATCGTCGGCACCGAGCTCGTCTCCTTCTCGGCCATCCTGACCGCGCGGGCGGCGGGCATGCGGCCGGTGGCGATGATCGAGGAGAACGGGCACACGACGGCCAGATGGCCCAGCGCCTGGATGGCGCGCGCTTTCGGACTGCGTCTTTATCTGGGCACCCGGCTCGTCGATATTCGAGGCAACGGACGGGTCGAGGCCGTCAACGTTGAGACGGGCGGAAAAACCGCGACCATCGATTGCGACGGCGTCATCTTCACCGGCCGGTTCCTGCCCGCGGCGGAACTGGTGCGATCGAGCCCTCTGCGATGGGACAGCGGCAGTGGCGGACCCGTCATCGATCAGTTCGGCCGCTGCTCCGACCCGGCCTATTTCGCCGCCGGCAATCTCCTGCGCGCGGTCGAGACGGCCGGCTGGTGCCATCGCGAGGGACGCCGCGTCGGCGGGTTTGTCGCCGACGATCTGCAGGACCGCTTGCCGCGGTCTCCGCGACGCATCGAGCTCGAGCGCGGGCCCGGCATCAAGCTGATCGTCCCCCAAGCCATCGAGGTGGGCCTGACCGACCCCTCGGCCATGCTTCAGCTGCGTGTCGATCGCGATCTGTCGGGCCGCTTGACGATCGACGCCGGCGGGCAAAGGCTCTGGGAGCGCCGCCTCGCGACGAGACCGGAACGCCGAATCCTGATTCCGTTGCAGGCACTTTCCATTCCGCCCGGCGTGGACCGCCTGCAGGTCGGATTCACGCCCTGA
- a CDS encoding NAD(P)/FAD-dependent oxidoreductase — MNAAGTGMDGLFDVAVVGGGVVGCAMARRFALEGARTILLERSTDILAGPSKANSALLHTGFDATPGTLELACVRAGYAEYLEIRERLNLPLLETGAVLVAWTEEEAAKLDGILAQAHANGVTDVRRIGRDELIAREPHLATAAREAILVPGEHVIDPWSAPLGYLHQALENGAQALFSAPVERGEFDGSRWRLDTPRGSVSAALVINCAGLWGDHLDQSLLGGTDFTIRPRKGQFAVFDKAAAPYLRSILLPVPTERTKGVVLARTIFGNLLVGPTAEEQIDREHPSTDGPTLARLVEHAARLVPMLAGMPVTAAYAGLRPASEHKDYRIRAHAERRWITVGGIRSTGLTGALGIARHVWSLYEGLGSRHTAPAAPVWPRMPNIAEHLSRDFQQPGYGEIVCHCELVTRREIEAALTGPLPAGDLGGLKRRTRAMMGRCQGFYCSAHVCAIAKGRIAMPDKLGETL, encoded by the coding sequence ATGAACGCGGCGGGGACGGGCATGGACGGGCTCTTCGATGTCGCGGTCGTCGGTGGGGGCGTGGTCGGCTGCGCCATGGCCCGGCGCTTCGCGCTGGAGGGAGCCCGGACAATTCTGCTCGAGCGTTCCACCGACATCCTGGCGGGGCCGAGCAAGGCGAACAGCGCGCTGCTCCATACCGGCTTCGACGCCACGCCCGGAACCCTCGAGCTCGCCTGCGTCCGCGCGGGCTATGCCGAATATCTGGAGATCCGCGAGCGGTTGAACCTGCCGCTGCTCGAGACCGGCGCCGTGCTGGTGGCCTGGACCGAGGAGGAGGCGGCGAAGCTCGACGGCATTCTGGCCCAAGCCCACGCCAATGGCGTGACCGACGTCCGGCGCATCGGGCGTGACGAACTGATCGCGCGCGAGCCGCATCTGGCGACCGCGGCGCGGGAAGCCATCCTGGTGCCGGGCGAGCATGTCATCGATCCCTGGTCGGCGCCGCTGGGTTATCTGCATCAGGCGCTCGAGAACGGCGCGCAGGCATTGTTCTCGGCGCCGGTGGAGCGGGGGGAGTTCGACGGCAGCCGATGGAGATTGGACACGCCGCGCGGGTCCGTCAGCGCCGCGCTCGTGATCAATTGCGCCGGGCTCTGGGGCGACCATCTCGATCAGTCGCTGCTGGGGGGAACGGATTTCACGATCCGGCCGCGCAAGGGTCAGTTCGCCGTGTTCGACAAGGCCGCGGCGCCCTATCTGCGCAGCATCCTGCTGCCGGTCCCGACCGAGCGGACCAAGGGCGTGGTGCTGGCGCGAACCATCTTCGGCAATCTGCTGGTCGGACCCACCGCCGAGGAACAAATCGATCGCGAACATCCCTCGACCGACGGCCCAACCTTGGCGCGTCTGGTCGAGCATGCGGCACGCCTCGTGCCGATGCTGGCCGGGATGCCGGTGACGGCGGCCTATGCGGGCTTGCGGCCGGCGAGCGAGCATAAGGACTATCGGATTCGCGCCCATGCGGAGCGCCGCTGGATCACAGTTGGCGGCATCCGCTCAACGGGGCTGACCGGCGCTCTCGGGATCGCGCGGCATGTCTGGTCGCTCTATGAAGGCCTCGGTTCCCGTCATACGGCACCGGCGGCGCCGGTCTGGCCGCGCATGCCCAACATCGCCGAGCATCTTTCCCGCGATTTCCAGCAACCCGGCTATGGCGAGATCGTCTGTCACTGCGAGTTGGTGACAAGGCGCGAGATCGAGGCGGCCCTGACCGGCCCCTTGCCGGCCGGCGATCTCGGCGGGCTCAAGCGCAGGACCCGCGCGATGATGGGACGCTGTCAGGGCTTCTATTGCAGCGCCCATGTCTGCGCCATCGCCAAGGGCCGCATCGCGATGCCGGACAAGCTGGGCGAGACACTTTGA
- a CDS encoding LysR substrate-binding domain-containing protein — translation MRRLLNLNWIRSFEASARHLSFTGAARELNMTQAGISQHIRLLEGQLRESLFHRLPRGLQLTDAGEAYLRVVRESFDHLTFGTAEIFGHGEEGLVTVRTNVAFATHWLAPRLARFHAQFPAVALRLTAAVHGMDTVWEGVDLEIRYGHDHASGLSSQPITTDRLFPVCVPALAATLGDPRDLLGQRLIHVIGNRQGWTDWFAEAGLRGVTFDQVLQTDTSAIGLELAAAGVGVALGHSSLVEPMIEAGRLVRLFDAEIDAQGPFYLVAPSDRPMRAEARSFKTWLLAEAASESEAPAPAPAKRGRSRRMPQRSAALASRPGRRKRAP, via the coding sequence TGAATTGGATCCGCAGCTTCGAGGCCTCCGCCCGGCATCTGAGCTTCACCGGGGCTGCGCGCGAACTGAACATGACCCAGGCCGGGATCAGCCAGCATATCCGCCTGCTGGAAGGGCAGTTGCGGGAATCGCTGTTCCACCGCCTGCCGCGCGGGCTGCAGCTGACCGACGCGGGCGAGGCCTATCTCAGGGTGGTGCGCGAAAGCTTCGACCACCTGACCTTCGGCACCGCCGAGATCTTCGGCCATGGCGAGGAGGGGCTGGTCACGGTGCGCACCAATGTCGCCTTCGCCACCCATTGGCTGGCGCCGCGCCTGGCCCGGTTCCACGCCCAGTTTCCCGCGGTCGCTCTGCGTCTCACGGCCGCGGTGCATGGCATGGATACCGTCTGGGAGGGCGTCGATCTCGAGATCCGCTATGGCCACGACCATGCGAGCGGGCTCTCGAGCCAGCCGATCACGACCGACCGTCTGTTCCCGGTCTGCGTCCCGGCCTTGGCCGCGACTCTCGGCGACCCGCGCGACCTGCTGGGCCAGCGCCTGATCCATGTGATCGGCAACCGGCAGGGCTGGACCGACTGGTTTGCCGAGGCGGGCCTTCGCGGCGTGACCTTCGACCAGGTGTTGCAGACCGATACCTCGGCGATCGGGCTGGAGCTTGCCGCCGCGGGGGTGGGGGTGGCGCTGGGGCACAGCTCGCTGGTGGAACCGATGATCGAGGCGGGCCGGTTGGTCCGTCTCTTCGACGCCGAGATCGACGCGCAAGGACCGTTCTATCTGGTGGCGCCGTCCGACCGGCCGATGCGCGCCGAAGCGCGGAGCTTCAAGACCTGGCTATTGGCGGAGGCGGCCTCCGAGAGCGAGGCCCCGGCCCCGGCGCCGGCGAAGCGGGGCCGCAGTCGCAGGATGCCGCAGCGGAGCGCGGCCCTGGCCAGCAGGCCCGGCCGGAGGAAGCGGGCGCCATGA